AAAAGGCCATGCCCAATGAAGACGCGGCGAAGATGAGCGCCGCCAGCATGAGCCCGGGTTTACGGCCTTTACGGTCGGCCAGCGCGCCGGCCAGTAAACAACCAGCGATGCAACCTAGTGCCAGGGAGCCGGTTAAGAAGCCTTCCCACCAGGAATTGAGTCCAAATTCTGTTCGCAGGAACGGCAGTGCGCCGGAAATTACAGCAAAGTCGAACCCAAACAGGTAGCCGCCCAGGGCGGAGATGAAGGATATGCCGATAATGTAAGCCGTGTTATAACGATGTGTCGTGCTTATTTGCATAACGGTGGATTAGTGATGGATCGTTTGTAAGCGATGGCGGTTCAGCCATGCCTGGTGTATGAGTGCGCCGAGATGGTTTACATCTTTCGACAGCACCTCTTCGAATAATGTTGCTGCTTTGGATTCGTAGGAGGCATCCCCGCTCAAAGCGTGCCCAAGATAGCCAAGCGCCGTCATATACAGGCAGTGTATCCTGTTTTTCAGGTCCAGGTCGGCATCAAATACCAGCAGGTCCGGCAGCGATACCGCGAAGTAGTCGATCTCGATCTTGTCGTTCAGGTGCTGCTGACCAAAGGCGATGAGGGAATCGAATACATCCGCTGCACGTTGCTGCTCGCCGAGTTTATGGCTCGCCAGTCCGCGGTAGAATATTTTATCCGGCTGCGGATCGTTGTAAAATATTGCCTGTGCAGGTTGCGTGTTGCCTGCTGCCGCCTGCTGCCAGCTTTCCGTTGCACCCGTGGTATTACCAAGCAACGCCAGTGCTTCGCCTTTCAGGTAGAATAAGTCGTTTTCCGGTGTGCCGGAGATCTTGCCTTCACCCAGGTTTTCAGGGAACTGTGCCGCTTTCTCCAGCTCGTCCAGAGCGGCTTGTGGTTTACCGTCTGCCAGGTGTAGCTTCGCCAGTTCCAGGTGGCTTACCAGGTACTGACCAGTGACCTTGCCTTCCCCGCCTTCCCATGGGTGAAAACGCTTCGCATCCAGGGTAGTAGCGGCTTCGGCGAAGTGGGAGCGTTGGTTCAGCAGGATCACGTACTCCAGGTAAAGATCGTCACGTTGCTGCAACAGGCCGGGGTGGGCCGACAGGCGGCGATAACGCTCCTCTGTTGGTGTATTTTTTCTTTTATGCAGCTGATCCAGTTCCATGAATACGCGGGCGTCGTTCTCGTTCAGGCGGAATGCCTGTTCCATCAGCGCAAGCGCTCTCTCCGGATTGCGTTGTTTGTTAAACATCGCCAGCGACAGGTTGCGGTATACCGTGGGAATGCCCGTTCCCAAAGCGATTGCCTGTTCCCAGCAATGCACCGCATCTTCCGACAACTTTTTATCATACCAAAGGTTGCCCAGGTAGTAGTAAGCGGGTGCTGCCGGCGCTATCTCTAACACATACTGTAATGCTAGCGCGTCTTCCACGCGGTGTGGGAAACAGTAATCGTGCGATGCCGCATGGCCTTGGCTGGCATAGTTTACAGCGGCTTCCGTATTGCCTTGTTTACCGGATATCCATGCCAGGTAGTAGTAACATAAGGGAGATGCGTCGTTCGTGTTACGGAGATGCGTGAGCAACAGTTCCGTTGCCTCTTCATACAGTCCCGCATATACGTAGTCGATACTGTATTCCAGCAGCGTGTGCATCCAGTTGCGGGAGCGCTCCAGCAGCAATGGTAATGCCTGCGCATCATGCATGCAGTGTAATTCGAACAGGCAGCCGTAGTTAAACGGATCTATCTCCAGCGACGCCTGTATCCATTCCTTTGCTGCTTGCTCACCCGCCGTTTTACGCAGCAATGCTGCTTTGAGGTGACGCGCGGTGTGACTATGCCAGTTGCGTACCAGCGACTTTTCAACGAAAGCTAATGCCTCGCTCCATTGCCGGCGGCGGCTCGCAATACGCGCCAGTTGCAGGAAACCTGCATGCTGCCAGGCGTCGTTCCAGGTGGATTTATAAAATGCACTGTAAGCCTCTTCTGTTTTATCCTGCCACAGCAGGCTCCAGCCAAGGTGATAATAGCTTTCACCATCGTATGGATTGGGATTACGGTAAGTAGCCGTCGTGATCGCCGCCCGCAGGAAAGGCTCTGCCAACGCAGGTTTCGCCTTACGCAGCAGTCGCAGGCCCATGGCCGTATTACAACGGATGTCGCCCGCATCGCGGCGCAGCGCCTCTTCGTAGTAGTCCGCAGCATCATAAGTTGCGTGGCGGTATTGCTCGATGTGCTGACCCGTCAGGAATAATTGTTCGTTGTTCACTACGTCTGCCGGCTTCAAAGCCGCTGCAGCGGCTGGTGGCAATTCTTTTTCAACCAGCGGTGCAGCCTGGTAGGCCACCAGTATTGTGTTGGTCGACAGGTCGCGTACTTCGAGCAATAAGGTGTCTGTATTGGTGTTGACAGGTAACGTAACCGCAGTGATGTAAGGCTGCATCGGCGAGCCTTTGGTTTCTTCCTGGTGAAGCGCCTGTTTGCCGCTGCGTAAAGTGATGGCCACTTCGTTATATACGGCTGTGAAGTGTATTTTGATAAGCGCCTCCCGGCCGTTGATTTCCAGCCCGGCTGCAGCTTCTTTGGTCGCGTTTTTCACCACGCCCACCTCGCGGTAAGGCATAAAGTACTGCACAAACTCCTTCTGCTCAAACGGCTGAATCCAGGAAAAGTCCGGTTGGTTATCGGTAAACATGCCCGTCATCAGTTCGATGTACGGACCGTCTTCGTCTGTCAGGTTGCGGTCCCATGCTTGTCCAAAATCGCCATGGCCCCAGGTCCATTGTTTTTTTCCGGGGGAGATGTGATGATCTGCTACGTGCAGTAACCCGCCACCAGTGTCATGTTCGTACCCGCCGATGAAGTTATATTCGGATGCTACGGCCATATAAGAGGTAGGTACCGGGATGTTTTTATACCGGGAAATATCGGTGCCCGGTGAATAGTCTACTTTATAGTAAGTGCCTTTAGCGATCGGGAACGAGGATACGTCGCGGCGGCCGTGGTCAAACACGGCGTATACATCCGGCGGAAAAATGGATTGATACCAGTCGTTCACTTTCACTGCCGGGTTGGCCCACCACAGGAAGGTTTGCGGGAATGGCGTACGGTTATACAGCTTGCCGGTTATTTCCAGGTAGGCTTTTCCCGGATGCAACGTGAAGCCCACCATGCCTTTTGTGCGGAACATCAGTTCCACTTCATTCACCCAACACGTAGCGCTGCCATCTTCATTCTGTTTAATTGTAAAGTCCACAGGATCAAACGTACTCGGACGGTGGTGTTGGGGCCAGTTAAACTCGATGCCGCCAGATATCCACGGGCCTGTAAGACCAACCAGCGCCGGTTTTATTACCTGGTTGTAATAAATGAAGTGGCGTTCTTTCACCTTATCATACGCCATCTGAATACGGCCGCCCAATTGCGGCAGTACCATAATACGCAGGAACTCGTTCTCCAGGAAAACCGCGGTGTACTCCTGGTCCTGTTTCTCGTCATAGATCTTGTCGATTACCGCATGCGGATACACCACGCCACTGCTGCCCTGGTATACGCGCTTTTCAAGAAACATTGGATTTTTATCTGGTTTCCCAACGGGATAAGTGGGAATCGTGACCGCCTCGGTCCATATTTTAACGTGTGAATCCATCTGCCTGTAATTAAAGAAGTACTCCTGCAAATAAAGCAGGTTTACCTTTAAAAGGCAGCGACGATATGATTATTTTTGTGGACTTTCTTACTATTAGCCCGGACGCCGCACCGTAGTGTGTCAGGTACGATTAATCGATCGCCCGGCGTTGTCGATTGCCCGCTGCAGGCTGTCCATTACCGACATGTGTGCGCAAAATGGGTCAATCCACCACCCAACTCCTGTTAATCGCCCGCTGTAAGCTATCCATCCCCGGCATATCCCTAAAAGTAAACGGTCGCTCGTGGCCACTTCTGCCAAACACCAGCGGGAAGGGCTTGCCGGGTGTGAGATCGACACTAATGCCGGCGTAAGCCAGGTACTTCGTATAATCCACCGGCTCCGTAGTCGTTGCATATACTTCGAATATCTCCGAAAGCTTGCAGCCTGCTACGGTTTCGCAAACGTGCCGGAACTCATCGTCCGTAAAGCCACGACGTTTGGTGATGTAAAACTCCTGGTACAACTGTCGCATTACATTATCGAGCGAGCGGCGGTTGCCCGTCTCGTGACGGATCTTCAGGTCGAGCAGTAAACCCAGGGCACAGCCCTTATCGTAATAGGAGATCGTGGTATTTGCCGTGTGTGCGTTCCGGTTAAAGAAATGCAGCCAGGTATCGAAGCTGGACGCCGTGGCAGATTGAAAAAGATGACCGGGACTGTTCTCGTAATTCGTGATACTGCCGCGCAGCATATCGTATACGTCCTGCCGCGTCAGCAGGCCGGCACGATTCAGGATCAAATATTCATAGTACACCGTGAATCCTTCCGATACCCATAACATATGCGTCAGGTTTTCCTTGTCGTAGTCGAAAGGACCCAGCGCCACCGGGCGGATCGCTTTAATGTTGTAAAGGTGAAAGTATTCGTGCGTCAGGAAATTCAGCCAGCGTTTGTAAGCCGCCATGTTCTGCCGTCCGTATGGCCCGCCCGAGAACACAGCCGTCGAGTTGCGATGTTCGAGGCCACCACGGCCGTCGCCCATGATCAGGAAGGTGTAGTGTTTGTAAGGTACGGCGCCCATCAGCTCATTCGCCGAGCGTATCATCTTTTGCAGGTCGGCGAAAAACGAGGGCACGTCTATGCCTGCTGTGTCCTGCAATACCAGCCGGTGCTGGCGGCCGCCGATGTCGGTTTGCGTGGCATATTGGTTGCCCAGGAGCAATGGGCAGTCGTACAACTCATCGAAATCTTGCGCGTAATAAGTATGTGATTGTCCCTTTACCGGCTCCAGTCCCGTAAAGCTGCTTTTCCAGGAGGAGGGGAGCAACATCTTTACCGTGGAGGCTTTTGATAACGCGCCTTCCGGGTGCATGAGCAACGAAGCGGGTGGGAGGTAGGCGAAAGTGCTGTCGAGCCAGGCATCTGCCACCGACTGTGTACGCGCATATACATCGTAACTGATAGTGATAGGCCCTTTGCCAGCGATGCTCCAGGTATTCTTATTCGTCTTTTCCCAACGTAAATCTTTGCCCGCAGCCGATTGCGCCCGGAAGTTCACCACGTTTTTCGCATAGTTGATCAGCCAGTAATACCCCGGCGTCCAGGCCGGTAGCTTCACCCGCAGCGCATCTTTTCCTGTATTCTCACATATCATCGTTACATGGAAATAAGCTGATCCGGGCCGCTGTGCGTCCACCGTGAAATGAATGTCAGCAGGCTTTTGTCGTGCAGAAAGCGTTGAAGCAGCAAGTAAAAAAACGGGCAGTAATCGGGCGAAAAGCATTGGGAGATAAATTAAGTGTATGGAAATATGCGCAATACCATGCAGATGCCAACACTTATTCTTGATCATCTACAGCCGTATTTTAACCAGTATCTGCCTATTCTTCCCACTCATAAAAAACCTGCATAAATAGTTGGTTTAGCCAGTTTTTATAATTTATTTTGATACGCTTAAGGGCTGAACACGCTCCGCCGGCAGAAGTTTCAACATCAGATAAATTTCGCGTTAATATGACCAGTTACGGTAAACAGAAGCGGTTGTTAGTGGCAGTCGATTGTATCATCTTCGGATTTGACGGACAAGACCTGAAAGTACTACTCATTAAACGTGGGTTTGAGCCAGAGAAGGGAAACTGGAGCCTGATGGGCGGCTTCGTTCAACCAGAGGAAAGCTTTGAAGACGCGGCCTCCCGCGTGTTGAAGCAACTGACCGGGCTGGAAGACATTTATATGGAACAATTGTATGCATTTAGCCGCCCCACGCGCGATCCTATCGAACGCACCGCGTCTATCGCTTACTTTGCGCTGCTGGACATCAACCAGTACCACCGCCAGCAACTGAGGCATGAGTTTCACGCAGAATGGTTCTCACTTTCGCAAATGCCCGAGCTGATCTTCGATCATACCGAAATGATTACTATGGCTAAGGAGAAGCTGCGCTACAAAGCCGCCATTCACCCGATCCTGTTCGAACTGTTACCGCAGAAGTTTACCATCCCGCAGCTGCAGCTGTTGTACGAGGGCGTATACGAAACCGATTTCGATAAACGTAATTTCAGCCGCAAGATCCTGTCGCTGAAGCTGCTCGTCAAACAAAAAGACAAGGAAAAGGAAAGTTCCAAAAGAGGCGCGTTTTATTACAAACTGGACAAAAGAAGGTACAATGCCAATTTCCACTCTTTCCTCAACTTTATCGCTAAACCACACAACCTGAAGTAATATCCATCCTGTACTGTCCTGCCTTTTTGTAGGAAAGGCAGGCTACAGGTTGATAAAAGTGTTATTTTTATAATAATTGTCGCACCGACAATTTATTTTTGATTACTTTTATTAAATGTCAAACTGACAATCATCATAAAACGCGTTATGAATCAGAGTGCTTATGTAATAGGTGTCGATTTTGGTACAGATTCGGTGAGGGCATTAGTCGCCAGCACACAGAACGGAGAAACGATCGCCACTGCCGTACAGTATTATCCACGTTGGAAAAAAGGCCTGTACTGCGACCCGTCCACCCAGCAATACCGCCAGCATCCGCTGGATTACCTGGAAAGCCTGGAAGCTGCGATCAAACAGGCGCTGGCCAATTGTCCGGCCGATGTGAAAGCCAATATCAAAGGAATTTCTGTGGATACGACCGGGTCTACCCCCGTAGCGGTAGACACTACCGGTACGCCACTGGCCCTTACGCCCGGGATGGAAGAGAACCCGAACGCCATGTTCGTGCTCTGGAAAGACCACACGGCGAACGACGAGGCGGAACTGATCAACACGATCGCGCATAGCGGCAAGTTTGAAGACTATACCAAATATTGCGGCGGAATTTACAGCAGCGAATGGTATTGGGCTAAAATGCTGCATGTAGTGCGGGTGGATGAACTGGTGCGCGAAAAAGCAATATCCTGGGTAGAGCATTGCGACTGGATCCCAGCGGTACTGACCGGCAATAAAGATGTAAAAACACTGGTGCGCAGCCGTTGCGCGGCCGGTCATAAAGCCATGTGGCATGAATCCTGGGGCGGACTGCCCCCGGCAGATTTCCTGGAGGCGATAGACCCGCTGCTCGTTAAATATGCCACCATGTTCAAAGATACGGTAGTCGCCAGCGAGTCCGTAGGTACCATCAGTGCCGAATGGGCTGCTAAACTGGGACTGCCTGCTGATGTAGTAATCGGCTCCGGCGCTTTCGATGCGCACATGGGCGCCGTAGGTGCGGATATTCAGCCTTATGCGCTGTGTAAGATCATCGGCACCTCTACCTGCGATATCCTCATGGCGCCGATGGAAGCCTCTGGTCACCTGTTAATCAAAGGCATTTGCGGCCAGGTGGACGGCTCCGTGGTTCCGGGCATGCTGGGCATGGAAGCAGGTCAGAGCGCTTATGGCGACGTATACGCCTGGTTACGCAAACTGATCATCAAGCCGATGGCCGCCCTCATGAATGGCGACCTGGATGCTGAAAAGATGCAGCAGTACGAAGATAAGCTCCTCGCATATTTATCCGGCGAGGCCGAAAAACTACCCCTGCGCGATAATGACGTGCTGGTACTCGACTGGTTTAACGGCCGCCGTACGCCAGATGCGAACCATACCGTGAAGAGCGCGATGATCGGCCTACACCTTGGTACCGACGCCGCGCATCTCTTTAAAGGATTGGTAGAAGCTACCGCCTTTGGCGCCCACAGCATCGCGCAGCGTTTCGAAGAAGAAGGCGTGCCGATCAAAGAAGTAATCGCACTGGGCGGCGTAGCGAAGAAATCGGGCTACGCGATGCAAGTGCTGGCCAACGTGATGAATCGTCCGATCAAGATCGTAGCCAACGAGCAGGCTTGCGCCATTGGTGCGGCGATGTTCGCGGCTGTTGCTGCCGGTATCTATAAAGACACCGCTGCTGCGCAACAGGCGATGTTCGGCGGTTATGAGAGGGTGTGGGAGCCGCAGCCTGAAAAGGTGGACTACTATGCCAAACGTTACAAGCAATTCCTGGCGCTGGGCGCCTTTTCCGAAAAAGTATACGCATGAGCAAATACCAGCAGATAAAACAAACAGCCTACGAAGCCAACATGCAACTGCCCAAACTGGGACTGGTACTGTTTACTTTCGGCAACGTGAGCCTGGCAGATCATAAGGAACAAGTATTCGCGATTAAGCCGAGCGGTGTGCCGTACGAGCTGCTCACGCCCGATGATATGGTGATCGTAGACTTCGACGGTAACACGGTAGAAGGGAAGATGCGCCCTTCCTCGGACACAAAGACACATGCGGTATTGTATAAACACTGGCCAAAGATCGGCAGCGTGGTACATACGCATTCTACCTACGCCACTGCCTGGGCGCAGGCGCAGCGTGACGTGCCGATTTTTGGTACTACGCACGCCGATCACTTAACGGTGGATGTGCCCTGCGCACCGCCCATGAGTGACGAAATGATCAAGGGAAATTACGAGTACGAAACCGGTTTCCAGATACTGAATTGCTTTAAGGAAAGAGGGCTGAGTTACGAAGAGGTGGAGATGATCCTCGTCGGCAACCACGCGCCGTTCACCTGGGGTAAGGATGCACACAAGGCGGTGTACAATGCCGCGGTGCTGGAAGAAGTTTCCCGCATGGCGTATCTCACGGAAACAATCAATCCGCAGGCGCCACGTTTAAAGGATGCGCTCATCCGCAAACACTTCGAACGTAAGCACGGACCAGACTCGTATTACGGACAATAATTTAAACACTATCAATATCATAAATTTCACAACACAATGGCAGATTTGAAAGCATTTGAAGTTTGGTTCGTCACCGGCAGCCAGCACTTATATGGAGAAGAAACATTACGCCAGGTAGCGGCCAATGCACAGGCCATCGCCACTTCGCTGGATAAAGCAGGGCAGGTGCCGGTGCGGGTAGTGTTTAAACCAGTCGTTAAATCAACAGAAGAAATATACCAGGTTTGCCAGGAAGCTAATGTGGCCAAATCCTGTATCGGCATCATCACCTGGATGCACACTTTCTCCCCCGCTAAAATGTGGATTGGCGGCCTAAAAGTATTGCAGAAACCTATGCTGCACCTGCATACGCAGTTCAACCGCGATATTCCCTGGGGCGATATTGACATGGACTTCATGAACCTGAACCAGAGCGCGCACGGCGACCGTGAGTTCGGATTTATGGTGTCGCGTATGCGCATGAACCGTAAAGTGGTGGTAGGTCACTGGCAGGAAGAGTCGGTGCTGAACAGCATCGAAACCTGGGCCAGGGCGGCTGCAGGTTGGGCCGATCTGCAAGGCGCCCGTTTCGCCCGTATCGGCGACAATATGCGCTTCGTAGCCGTAACCGATGGTGATAAAGTAGAAGCTGAACTGAAGTTTGGGTTCTCTGTAAATACTTATGGTGTAGGCGATGTGGTAGAACATATCAAAGCGGCTTCCGATTCGGCAGTAGCGGCGCTTACCGACGAATACGAGGCTTCTTACAACGTAGTAGCAGGTTTGCGTAAAGGCGGCGCGCAATACGAATCACTGAAAGAAGCGGCGCGTATCGAAATCGGTTTACGCAGCTTCCTCGAAAACGGTAATTTCAAAGGCTTTACCGATACTTTCGAAGACTTGCATGGCATGGTGCAGTTGCCTGGTCTGGCCGCGCAAAGGCTGATGGCTTCCGGCTACGGCTTTGCTGGTGAAGGCGATTGGAAAACATCTGCGCTGGTGCGTGCGATGAAAGTAATGGGTACCGGCCTTAAAGGTGGTAATGCCTTCATGGAAGATTATACTTACCATTTCGACCCGAACAACCGACTGGTACTGGGTTCGCACATGCTGGAGATTTGTTCTTCCATTGCAGATGGTAAACCCAATTGCGAAGTACATCCGTTAGGTATCGGCGGCAAAGCCGACCCGGTAAGGCTGGTGTTTAACGTAGCAGCTGGTCCGGCGATCAACGCATCTATCATTGATATGGGTAACCGTTTCCGTTTACTCGTAAACGATGTGGAAGCCGTAAAGCCAGAACATGATCTGCCAAAACTGCCTGTGGCCCGCGTACTCTGGAAACCTTTGCCAGACATGAATACCGCGCTGGCCGCATGGATACTGGCAGGTGGTGCGCATCACACTTGTTACAGCCAGAACCTCACGTTCGAGCATATGCAGGACTTTGCAGACATGGCCGGTATCGAGTTTGTACACATCGGCGCTAAAACCGACTTGTACCAGTTTAAGAATGAACTGCGCTGGAACGAAGTTTATTATCAAATTAATAAAGCTTAACTAAATAATGTTAACTTGGGAAGCAGTGTTACAATGCGCTGCTTCCCAAGTTAACAAACCACGAGATCAACCAAACTAAACCTATTCCAACGATTTAACATTCCACTAAAAATCAACATAAGTTCTAGGTTATGGATAGACTGTCGCTCATTGACTATGTCATTTTCGTCATTTACTTTTTCCTCGTGGCCGGCTATGGTTACTGGATTTATCGTCGTAAGAAAAAGGCAACTACAGATACAAAAGACTTTTTCCTGGCCGAGGGCTCCCTTACCTGGTGGGCGATCGGCGCTTCCCTTATCGCATCTAACATTTCGGCCGAGCAGTTTATTGGCATGAGTGGTAACGGTTTTACAGTAGGTGTGGCAGTAGCCGCCTACGAATGGGTAGCCGCCGTGGCGCTCATTATCGTAGCCGTTTGGTTTATCCCGGTGTACCTGAAAAACAAGATCTTCACCATGCCACAGTTCCTGAAGGAGCGTTACAACGAAAGCGTAGCACTCATCATGGCCGTGTTTTGGTTATTCCTGTACATCTTCGTAAACCTCACTTCCATCCTGTACCTCGGTGCCGCCGCTATCAGCAGCCTGGTAGGGCCTTATGGAGATTTCCACTACATCATGATCGGCCTGGCCTTCTTTGCCCTCATCATCACCCTGGGTGGTATGAAGGTGATTGGTTATACCGACGTAATCCAGGTGGTGGTACTGATCATTGGCGGTTTGGCCACCACATATCTGGCACTCACCATGGTAAGTGAAAAATTCGGTTTAGGTAGCAGTGCCCTCGCCGGCTTTAACCAGCTGATAAAAGACAGTCCCGAACACTTCAAAATGATCGTTCCTAAACCTGGTGAAGGGGCGTCGCAGGAGGATATTAATAAATATCTCATGCTGCCTGGTATCGCCATGTATTTCGCCGGACAGTGGATCGTGAATCTGAACTATTGGGGTTGTAACCAATACATTACGCAGCGTGCCCTGGGCGCCGACCTTAAAACAGCCCGTAACGGTATCCTGTTCGCTGGTTTGCTGAAGCTGATGATGCCTGTAATTGTCATGTTACCCGGTATTGCGGCTTATGTATTGTATAAAAATGGTAGCTTGCAGGCAGAAATGGCCGCCGGCGGTAAATTTAACCCCGATAACGCCTATTCTGCTGTACTGAGCTTCCTGCCCTCCGGTTTAAAAGGTTTATCCCTGGCCGCCCTTACCGCTGCCATCGTAGCCTCCCTGGCTGGTAAAGCGAACAGTATTTCAACGATCTTTACATTAGATATCTATAAAAAGTACATCAACCGGGAGTCCGACGAGAAGAAGCTGGTTTGGGTAGGGCGCCTCGCTATCGTAGCCGCCATGCTCATTTCCATCGCCTTCACCTGGAACGACACCCTGGGCATTAAGGGCGAAGGTGGTTTTACCTTCATTCAGAAATATACCGGTTTCATCAGCCCGGGTGTATTTGCCATGTTCCTGCTAGGTATGTTCTGGAAACGTACCACAGGATCCGCCGCAGTGGTGGGTGTAATCACCGGTTTTGTACTTTCAGTAGTATTTAATAACTATGCACCACAGTGGTTCGGTCACGAAACGATCTTATACACCGCCTATCTCAATAAAGACGGCATTTATGAGATCCCCTTCCTGATCTGTATGGGCTGGGCATTCTTTTTCACCGTGGTACTCATGGTGGCAGTAAGCCTGGCAGGCCCGAAAGTGAATCCGAAAGCGTTTGCACTGGACAAATCCATGTTCAAAGTAGCGCCTTCCACACTGGCCCTGATCGTAGTAACATTACTGCTCCTGACCGTACTGTACGTACGTTTCTGGTAGCCAACAATATTAAACTTTCTGGGATATCTTACTTCATAAGATCTCAGCATGACGTGGATGCTAACGGAGGCCGGATTTTTCCGGCCTCCCTCTTTTTTGCCCCTTAGGGCACGAGCATCCGGCTCACCAGTCAGCCGCCGTTGTGTCACTCACTTCAACATTACTTATGCTTCACCCTGAACTTCCCTTCAATCTTATGCGTGCTTTTATTCGGCCCACCCGTATTCGGAAACTTCCCCGCATCCAGCACGGTAAACGTGCCTAACAGGTAGCCGTTGGCATCTTTGAGCGAAGTGATATTGATGCTGCCCTGGCTAAATCTTCCTTCCCATACGATTACCCGGAATGAGCGGTAGGTGAAACCGAGGGTTTCGTCCATCAGGCTGAAAAACTCGTCGTCGGTATAAGTGCGGTCGCCCAGCGTGTTCGTGAATTGAAGTGTAAACTCAGGTCCGATGTCAGTGGCGTGGATGACACCCATGTTGGTATTGCCTCCGAGCAACTCTGCCGGCCTTATCTGCCATTCGCCCCCGTCGATACGGTACTGAACAGAACTGCCGCTCACCCGTATCTTCGATAATAGCTGCACTGCAGCGCTTTTAAGGTTCAGGTGAAGCGCTACCACGTCGAAGTCGGGCAGCACCGTTCCTGGTGCTTTATAAACGGCCTGCGCGCCATCTGCCGTCAGCGTTCCTTTGCCGATCAGCTCCCATCTCTTAATGTACTTTGTTTCAAGCGGATACACATCGCCTACAGGCACCGTTGTTCCACCGGGTGGCACTAAGGGCACCAGCCCGTCTTCGTCGATGACAGGCACCACCCGCACCGCCTTGAACGTTTGTGTGGCATTCACTTCCAGGTCGGCGAAGTAAGGCGTCAGGTACATCCACAGCATGAGCGTCCAGTCGGAAAAGTGGGTACTCGTGACCGTTACCGTTTTGTTCGCCGTATTGATGTTCGGCTTCGGCACATATTGCCACACACCCTTATCGTCC
This genomic interval from Chitinophaga horti contains the following:
- the araA gene encoding L-arabinose isomerase, whose product is MADLKAFEVWFVTGSQHLYGEETLRQVAANAQAIATSLDKAGQVPVRVVFKPVVKSTEEIYQVCQEANVAKSCIGIITWMHTFSPAKMWIGGLKVLQKPMLHLHTQFNRDIPWGDIDMDFMNLNQSAHGDREFGFMVSRMRMNRKVVVGHWQEESVLNSIETWARAAAGWADLQGARFARIGDNMRFVAVTDGDKVEAELKFGFSVNTYGVGDVVEHIKAASDSAVAALTDEYEASYNVVAGLRKGGAQYESLKEAARIEIGLRSFLENGNFKGFTDTFEDLHGMVQLPGLAAQRLMASGYGFAGEGDWKTSALVRAMKVMGTGLKGGNAFMEDYTYHFDPNNRLVLGSHMLEICSSIADGKPNCEVHPLGIGGKADPVRLVFNVAAGPAINASIIDMGNRFRLLVNDVEAVKPEHDLPKLPVARVLWKPLPDMNTALAAWILAGGAHHTCYSQNLTFEHMQDFADMAGIEFVHIGAKTDLYQFKNELRWNEVYYQINKA
- a CDS encoding sodium:solute symporter family transporter, translating into MDRLSLIDYVIFVIYFFLVAGYGYWIYRRKKKATTDTKDFFLAEGSLTWWAIGASLIASNISAEQFIGMSGNGFTVGVAVAAYEWVAAVALIIVAVWFIPVYLKNKIFTMPQFLKERYNESVALIMAVFWLFLYIFVNLTSILYLGAAAISSLVGPYGDFHYIMIGLAFFALIITLGGMKVIGYTDVIQVVVLIIGGLATTYLALTMVSEKFGLGSSALAGFNQLIKDSPEHFKMIVPKPGEGASQEDINKYLMLPGIAMYFAGQWIVNLNYWGCNQYITQRALGADLKTARNGILFAGLLKLMMPVIVMLPGIAAYVLYKNGSLQAEMAAGGKFNPDNAYSAVLSFLPSGLKGLSLAALTAAIVASLAGKANSISTIFTLDIYKKYINRESDEKKLVWVGRLAIVAAMLISIAFTWNDTLGIKGEGGFTFIQKYTGFISPGVFAMFLLGMFWKRTTGSAAVVGVITGFVLSVVFNNYAPQWFGHETILYTAYLNKDGIYEIPFLICMGWAFFFTVVLMVAVSLAGPKVNPKAFALDKSMFKVAPSTLALIVVTLLLLTVLYVRFW